One Pomacea canaliculata isolate SZHN2017 linkage group LG9, ASM307304v1, whole genome shotgun sequence DNA segment encodes these proteins:
- the LOC112572781 gene encoding uncharacterized protein LOC112572781: MAAQDSNTNKNVVVMAMDGSDTASRAFEWYRQHLHRQGNYIVFVHCPELHLNVHVLPPYSDLTQLEKEVQLASKRADEMVFDLTQMLHSYKMTGEVKVLLGKKPEEGILEAARDVEADVIVMGSRGFGTLRRTVLGSVSNYVLHHSDVPVVVCSAKHNV; encoded by the exons ATGGCGGCCCAGGACAGCAACACCAACAAGAACGTGGTGGTGATGGCGATGGACGGCAGCGACACGGCCAGTAGGGCATTCGAGT GGTACAGACAACATCTTCATCGGCAGGGCAATTACATCGTTTTCGTCCATTGCCCGGAGCTGCATCTCAACGTGCACGTGT TGCCCCCCTACAGCGACCTGACGCAGCTGGAGAAGGAGGTGCAGCTGGCCAGCAAGCGCGCTGACGAGATGGTCTTTGACCTGACCCAGATGCTGCACTCATACAAG ATGACTGGTGAGGTGAAGGTGTTGCTGGGCAAGAAGCCGGAGGAGGGCATCCTGGAGGCTGCGCGGGACGTGGAGGCGGATGTCATCGTCATGGGCAGTCGCGGCTTCGGGACTTTGCGGCGAACCGTGCTGGGCAGCGTGTCCAATTACGTGCTGCACCACTCGGACGTACCCGTCGTCGTGTGCAGCGCCAAGCACAACGTCTAG